The nucleotide sequence TTTACATTCTCATCAGCCAGTGCACAGGATCCATGCTGATGATCGGGAGCCCAAGTCTGGCCGATCACAGTCCCCCTTCAAAGTGGCTTCCAGGGACTCATCCAGCCGGGAAGAATCTCCATGCAGAGCTAATGCATCACGTCTCTCGCAGTCTCCTGCCCGAGTACAGCCTGCTTTGGACAGACCTCAGGTAGGGAGACTTCTGTTCCCCAGAGCTTTCAGGCTGCTTTACCCATAAGACCAAAAAGTCTTCAATCTTGAAGAACTGTGTCTGGTCATATAATTTTCACCCAGTTAGTCTTTCATCATTTCTGGAGTAATTAATGCATTTCATGTGAGGCAGTTAATTGGACTCCAAGCTGAGAGCCCTGAATTCCATATTCTTCCCTCTGCCCTAATTTTGCAGAAGAACAAACTCAAGGCCAGAGATTCTCCATGACTTTCCCTAGGCTGGACAGGATAGGATAGCAAGTAGCAGCGTTACTTCTTTCTGAACCATTTAGACCAGAAAATTTGAACTTATTTAGGCTGATTTCAAATCCAAAGCCCTTGCCATTCCATCACACTAGAGAgtcttgaagtcagggagactgaaGAAGCCCATCAGGCCTCAGACGCTTGGGAGCTAAGGACATTGCTAGTGAGTCACTGAGCTCCTCAgactcagtttacttatctgtaaagtagcacctacatcccagaaCTCTTGGGTAACGGTCCAATAAGCTGAAATATATGTAAATCACTTGGCAAACCTGAACATTGTGCTTGAAAAATGCGAGCTATGTTATTGTGTGGCTATGCTCTCTTCTAAACCACTTACAGAAATGCAGTCCAAGAACTAGGATTCCTCGTTTACTACTTATGCTTCGACTTCTTTTGGGCCTGATCTAATTTCATGAGTTCCTGGGGAATTAGTTGTGGTAGAATGCAGAAAGCATGGAACTACAGGTTCAAGAAACTTGGGGACCTGGATCTGCCACTCAcaaatcttttgttgttgtttttaaaatgctattagaCTACGGGGAGGGGaaactggataagtcacttccaAGCTCTCCCACCTCAAAGTAATGAAACCCCTACAACATAAATAGCCAAACTTTTCCCCTAAAAATTTAGAGCAGTACCAAGCAAGAATTGATTCCTCTCTCCTATCCACTAATTAGTAGCTTTCCCATCTATTCTAAAATCCCTGGTTATTTTCTGTGGCAAGTCATTCCTCTTCTTGGACTTTAGTGtctgatttgtaaaataagggggttggattagagtCATTGTTTGaggggctcagtgaatagaatgccagacctggagacgggaaatcctgggttcaaatttggcctctgacacttcctagctatgtgaccctgggcaagtcacttcatccccattgcctagcccttaccactcttctgccttggaaccaatacacagcattgattctaagatggaaggtgagtaaaaaaaataagaatagtagCTAAGAGTTAAAGAGACAGAGAgctctaaggtttacaaaggactttatatagtctgttatctcatttgatcttctcaaccaCCTTAGGAGgtagtagatgctattatttatttccattttatagttgaatcaACTGAATGTGGAAGAGGTCTGGGGGCTTACTTAAGACCACACAGCTGGTAGATTActtgaagcagaatttgaacttggggtttcctgacttcacatcctTCAGattcactctgccacctagctggctaGATTTGTTGCTTATACTTATATCTTTGGCCCTTCTGGAAGTGCAggccttcttccctctcccttagcCTGCAACCTTCCAAAGCATAGTTCTTAAAAGATTAactatccttttttattttatttcttttcaatcaCCATAGGTAGGTATTTAGTGTTTATTCACAAGGacatagttttagagctggacCTTAAAGGGCCATCACATTCTAAGCCTATTTATGTAGTCCaatacaaattaggaaactgaggcaagatttgaactcaggtcttcctgactctgagcccaaCATCGTACAAAACCACTTTGTTGCCTATAATTTTAGTgttatctctttgtctctggcaCAGCTGTTGTGGAGCATGCATGGCTCTTTACTCCCTCCcgtctttccccccttttctctgAGGGAAAGTGCAAATATCCTGATCATCCTTTCAAAAAGCAAAGTGTCCTGGGCAAAAACAGCCACTGTGCAGTCCAaagtgacaaaaaaaaggaacaggTTCTTTCAGAAATGGAATCTTAGAAGAAAACACTGACCAGAAACTTATATATACCAGGAGTAGAGATTTGGCAATTACTGGCAAGCTAAATCAGTGCAGGCTAAACGGGCAAGGACTAGCCCCCCTCCTCAACACCTGCCCCAGAATACTCCGTCCCTGGGACTGGTGCTCTGCATTGATCTAATTAACTTGCTAGACGTCATTCATAGACTGTACTTCATTTTGTGTTACATAGCCCAAGTCTGTCCTTAAAGTGTATTTTTGGCATTTTCAGTTTTGAAAGTATCAATGCATCTGTATCTCCTGAAAATTGTCGCTCTGAGTTAACTAACCTAGCTtctagtttttaaatatatatttgtcttCTCCAGGCTTCTTCTCAGCAGCCAGGGGTCCGCCAAGAGTCATCCTCAGGGTCCCAATCTGATGGCAAACCAGAAAGTAAGTCAAGCCCTGTTGGATCAGATCTCTCTTCAGGCTATGTCCCAATTCAAGTTATTCACAAGGAGGCTGATTCTAAACCAGCTTCCAAGAAACGTGCACCTCCTTTGGAAAAGGTTGAAGTAAAGGTCTCTGCTTCCCCGGCTCCCAGCTCCTCTCCTGTTCCCAgcccttcttcttccccctccctttccaaGAGTTCAGCTGCAGAAGAGCGTCCAACCTCCCCTGTTCCTTCCTCTCCCAAACAAGCACAGAAGAAGCCAGCTGATTTGGAAGGAGGAGACCCCAAACATCCTGGTGTAAAGAAAGTAGAAGCAATCCTGGAAAAGGTCCAAGGGCTTGAGCAGGCTGTGAATTCATTTCAAGGTAAGAAGGCAGACAAACAATATTTGATGATCGAAGAGTATTTGACCAAAGAGCTTCTGGCCTTGGATTCAGTGGACCCAGAAGGACGTTCCGATGTGCGTCAGGCCAGAAGGGATGGCGTAAGGAAGGTCCAGCAGATTTTGGAAAAACTTGAACAGAAAGTGGAAGAggatgtccctgggcaagttcagGTTTACGAACTCCACGAAAGCTCCTCAAAGGATGATTGTCCCCTGGAGGAGGCTTCTGTGCCAAGCACTACCACATCTGTAGGCAAAAGTAAGAAGAGTACAAAGGTCAAAAAGGAACCCAAAACAGAAACGGATCAGGCTAACACCAAAGATGTAGTAGATGCCAGCACATCTACAAACTCAGTCATGCTGCAGCCATCTtcctattctaaataaaaaactAACTTGGACTTGGGACCTTGATCCTGTGTGCTTAAAGAAATTTTAAGTTGCATGCATTTCAGGAACTTTGCAGCCATTGGTTTTTAATAAACATAGCAGCTTGGGGGGTTCACAGTAACAGCTTAGGCCACAGTAAAAGTAGTGGGGATAATAAATAGGGGTGAAACCCTAACACCGAAAGGGCTAGAATGAAAATAACgctttttcttctgtattcttCTCTTGTATAAATAAAGAAGCTGCTTGTTGTTTCAAAAAGTTAGTCCCATACTTGAGTCATTCTGGTGCCCTTTGGGTACAAGGACATGCTATGGTAATCAGTGTGCATATTCTCTTCCCAGGAAGCTTCCTTGGCCCATTTGTTTTCTAGGGAGCTGGGGAGGAGAAATGAATACATCGGCAATCAAGAATAAGCAAGCTGATTTTTCAGAAGTAGCAACTTTTCAAcaagatgggtttttttttccttctttttaccaTTGGGCACTTTAAGAAATGGCAGATAGGAAGTATATGATCAATCATAGTAATATTTATGTGTGGACAACTTTCAGTGCTAAATTTTAAGAATGGAAAATAAACCAAGAATAATATAATAACCAGCCATGTTCGTTGTGGTTTCTGAATCCCTAGTCACTCACCTATATCTGAAATACATCCCATTTACAAGTCCATTTGGGATTGAGGTCCATCTTCCTGTTGGCCCTTCTTGAACCTCTAACATTGACCCATCACAGCTGAAAGAGGACAGTGAAATAAGTTCTGCCAGCATCCCTTTTAAAGACTATCAAACTTAGGGGAGTCATTCTTAGCTACCTCAGACTTCAGGTTCTGCTGAGTCTTCTGGACCTTCCAAGCTCTGCGGTATGGGGTGATAGAGCTTTAAAATGCACTCCAAGACTTTGATGAGGCCAGAAATTCAGGGTCATCAAAGTTTTTGGCTTTATATCTGAAAGAAAGCTAAAGAGGATGTTTCTACATTAGGGTCTGTGAAGGCAGCGATGCACTTGGAGCACCATTCTATAGCTATTTCATGCACAGAGGATGTAAGAAACAATGGCcagggcagctacgtggctcagtggctGGAGAGTCAGGCAAGTCAGACAAGAGGTTCTGgcttcacatctggcctcagccattttctagctgtgtgactctaggcaagtcacttaacccccattatctcgcccttactgctcttctgccttggtatctttccaggatggaaggtagttaaaaaaaatacttggtatctactccaggatggaaggtagtttaaaaaaaagtcccaacacattttcaaaatttaaaaaaaaaaacacagtggGACTTACTCAGTGTCTTACATTTAATCTTCCTTTGTGCACTCAGAAGTCGTGCAAACACACTGAATAAGAATACTAGCTAAGAGTTATAGAGAGAGGgctctaaggtttacaaagggtTTTACATAGAGTCTGTTATCTTGTTTGACCCTCTCAACAActttatgaggtaggtgctattattatctccattttatagtttaatCAAAGGGAGGAGGAGTCCTTTTGAGCCACAATATCAATTTCATTGATTCTCCCCAAAGGTAGGCTCCCTAgaaccaattctgcttttaaggATGGGGCTTGGACACACCCAGACCCCTGGGTTTCTTAGATTCCAGATCGCACCTCCTTGACCAAAGATTTTTGCTTCCCTATTTACCAAAGAACAAATCTCTTCCCTCTGATTGCATCTCAATAAGGAGACCAGTATTACAtgaaataagggtttaaaaaaagaaagaagagagtctatatatttgcatatacatatatgttctcATTTATATTGGCTTTTTCCCCCTAAATGTTCTGACTTAACTACAGAACAGcaatagaaaaggaaggaatggagcAAAGCCTTTAAGCCCATCTGAAATCTTAGcaagaaaagaaacataaaagcTGCAGAGAAAATCTGCCCGTGGTACAGACTCTtattataaacaaataatttttcaagC is from Gracilinanus agilis isolate LMUSP501 chromosome 2, AgileGrace, whole genome shotgun sequence and encodes:
- the BAG3 gene encoding BAG family molecular chaperone regulator 3 isoform X1; the protein is MSAATHSPMVQMATSNSGNGGDRDPLPPGWEIKIDPQTGWPFFVDHNNRTTTWNDPRVPPEGPKPNRSPWREKGALRTQENNGTEESQSSANGPSEESPKLPPTREGIPVYPQLRAGYIPIPVIHEGSENWQQQQHPLYSYQPGMQRMKVKPTPLRSQSPLPSFPQAESSVRNSSESARSEKSSGKAAGVQRSHSPDPSAGTSSSQPSSSTRSGRGSHQLPRGYIPIPVIHEHAHRHPSPAHGFHHVHKTHYPTVDLHSHQPVHRIHADDREPKSGRSQSPFKVASRDSSSREESPCRANASRLSQSPARVQPALDRPQASSQQPGVRQESSSGSQSDGKPESKSSPVGSDLSSGYVPIQVIHKEADSKPASKKRAPPLEKVEVKVSASPAPSSSPVPSPSSSPSLSKSSAAEERPTSPVPSSPKQAQKKPADLEGGDPKHPGVKKVEAILEKVQGLEQAVNSFQGKKADKQYLMIEEYLTKELLALDSVDPEGRSDVRQARRDGVRKVQQILEKLEQKVEEDVPGQVQVYELHESSSKDDCPLEEASVPSTTTSVGKSKKSTKVKKEPKTETDQANTKDVVDASTSTNSVMLQPSSYSK
- the BAG3 gene encoding BAG family molecular chaperone regulator 3 isoform X2, with the protein product MSAATHSPMVQMATSNSGNGGDRDPLPPGWEIKIDPQTGWPFFVDHNNRTTTWNDPRVPPEGPKESQSSANGPSEESPKLPPTREGIPVYPQLRAGYIPIPVIHEGSENWQQQQHPLYSYQPGMQRMKVKPTPLRSQSPLPSFPQAESSVRNSSESARSEKSSGKAAGVQRSHSPDPSAGTSSSQPSSSTRSGRGSHQLPRGYIPIPVIHEHAHRHPSPAHGFHHVHKTHYPTVDLHSHQPVHRIHADDREPKSGRSQSPFKVASRDSSSREESPCRANASRLSQSPARVQPALDRPQASSQQPGVRQESSSGSQSDGKPESKSSPVGSDLSSGYVPIQVIHKEADSKPASKKRAPPLEKVEVKVSASPAPSSSPVPSPSSSPSLSKSSAAEERPTSPVPSSPKQAQKKPADLEGGDPKHPGVKKVEAILEKVQGLEQAVNSFQGKKADKQYLMIEEYLTKELLALDSVDPEGRSDVRQARRDGVRKVQQILEKLEQKVEEDVPGQVQVYELHESSSKDDCPLEEASVPSTTTSVGKSKKSTKVKKEPKTETDQANTKDVVDASTSTNSVMLQPSSYSK